The following are encoded together in the Glycine max cultivar Williams 82 chromosome 8, Glycine_max_v4.0, whole genome shotgun sequence genome:
- the LOC100820624 gene encoding uncharacterized protein isoform X1, translating into MKLEYEREEEEDNKRENQLLDWTTMKIGNAFGKKWISMTNEEKVKYYDIASEKRIEFDRAMAEFNNKMVPWTNLELLQTVCIHQAQFPVNSQVPVKNSKGERHHNGKSSKKEEKKCKHVHIPIFLYLDPLPKLFKFAVWHWNLNKKLSKER; encoded by the exons ATGAAACTAGAATATgagagagaggaagaagaagataacaAAAGGGAAAATCAGCTTCTTGACTGGACTACTATGAAG ATTGGCAATGCATTTGGAAAGAAGTGGATATCAATGACTAACGag GAGAAGGTTAAATACTATGATATAGCATCAGAAAAGCGTATAGAATTTGATAGAGCAATGGcagaatttaacaataaaatg GTGCCTTGGACAAATCTGGAACTTCTTCAAACTGTTTGCATTCACCAAGCTCAATTTCCTGTAAATAGTCAAGTTCctgtaaaaaattcaaaaggagAGAGACATCACAACGGAAAATCctcaaaaaaggaagaaaaaaaatgtaaacatgTGCACATACCTATCTTTCTTTACCTGGATCCCCTGCCAAAGTTGTTTAAGTTTGCTGTGTGGCATTGGAATCTCAACAAGAAACTTAGCAAAGAAAGGTGA
- the LOC100820624 gene encoding high mobility group B protein 14 isoform X2: protein MKLEYEREEEEDNKRENQLLDWTTMKIGNAFGKKWISMTNEEKVKYYDIASEKRIEFDRAMAEFNNKMPLTLIFSRDFKCFSPSTLSSFGHLSSIKVTGVSEDKTEG, encoded by the exons ATGAAACTAGAATATgagagagaggaagaagaagataacaAAAGGGAAAATCAGCTTCTTGACTGGACTACTATGAAG ATTGGCAATGCATTTGGAAAGAAGTGGATATCAATGACTAACGag GAGAAGGTTAAATACTATGATATAGCATCAGAAAAGCGTATAGAATTTGATAGAGCAATGGcagaatttaacaataaaatg CCTTTGACACTGATCTTCTCTAGAGATTTTAAATGCTTCTCACCTTCTACTCTCTCAAGCTTTGGACACCTATCGAGTATCAAAGTAACAGGCGTGTCGGAGGATAAAACAGAAGGATGA